The following are encoded together in the Arthrobacter sp. Y-9 genome:
- the ilvD gene encoding dihydroxy-acid dehydratase: protein MPAYRSRTVTHGRNMAGARALLRASGVANSDIGKPIIAVANSFTEFVPGHTHLAPVGRIVSEAIHAAGAVAREFNTIAVDDGIAMGHGGMLYSLPSRDLIADSVEYMVNAHCADALVCISNCDKITPGMLMAALRLNIPTVFVSGGPMEAGRVTLTDGSVRSLDLVNAIADAVDESISDEDINLIEENACPTCGSCSGMFTANSMNCLTEAIGLSLPGNGSVLATHTARKALYEKAGATVVDLVKRYYDGDDASVLPRSIATAKAFDNAMALDISMGGSTNTILHLLAAAQEAGVDYGLAEMDAKSRQVPCLAKVAPNVAKDKTYYMEDVHRAGGIPALLGELNRGGLLHQDVHSVHSTDLNGWLDDWDIRGGKATQEAQDLWHAAPGGVRSSTAFSQSNVWTSLDTDAEGGCIRAVEHAYSKDGGLAVLRGNIAVDGAVVKTAGVDESIWTFEGPAVVCESQDEAVEKILNKTVKEGDVVVIRYEGPKGGPGMQEMLYPTSFLKGRGLGKKCALITDGRFSGGTSGLSIGHISPEAASGGTIALVEDGDRIRIDIPTRSLELLVDPAELEARRDRLEATTGYHPVGRERQVSAALRAYAAMATSADKGAVRDVDALYRMTSPQPVAQ from the coding sequence ATGCCTGCATATCGTTCCCGCACTGTCACCCACGGCCGCAACATGGCCGGCGCCCGCGCACTGCTGCGTGCCTCCGGCGTCGCCAACTCGGACATTGGCAAGCCGATCATCGCCGTGGCGAACTCCTTCACCGAATTCGTCCCCGGCCACACCCACCTCGCGCCGGTGGGCCGGATCGTCTCCGAAGCCATCCACGCCGCGGGCGCCGTCGCCCGTGAGTTCAACACCATCGCCGTGGATGACGGTATCGCCATGGGCCACGGCGGCATGCTGTACTCGCTCCCGTCCCGCGACCTCATCGCCGACTCGGTGGAGTACATGGTCAACGCGCACTGCGCCGACGCCCTGGTCTGCATCTCCAACTGCGACAAGATCACCCCCGGCATGCTTATGGCCGCCCTGCGCCTGAACATCCCCACGGTGTTCGTCTCCGGTGGCCCTATGGAGGCCGGCCGCGTGACTCTGACCGACGGTTCGGTGCGCTCGCTGGACCTGGTCAACGCGATCGCGGACGCCGTGGACGAGTCCATCTCGGACGAGGACATCAACCTCATCGAAGAGAACGCGTGTCCCACCTGCGGCTCCTGCTCCGGCATGTTCACGGCCAACTCGATGAACTGCCTGACCGAGGCGATCGGCCTCTCCTTGCCGGGCAACGGCTCCGTGCTCGCCACGCACACCGCCCGCAAGGCCCTCTACGAGAAGGCCGGCGCCACGGTGGTGGACCTGGTCAAGCGCTACTACGACGGCGACGACGCCTCCGTGCTGCCCCGCTCCATCGCGACGGCCAAGGCCTTCGACAACGCCATGGCCCTCGACATCTCCATGGGCGGCTCCACCAACACGATCCTGCACCTGCTCGCCGCCGCCCAGGAGGCCGGCGTCGACTACGGGCTGGCCGAGATGGACGCCAAGTCCCGCCAGGTGCCCTGCCTGGCCAAGGTGGCGCCGAACGTCGCCAAGGACAAGACCTACTACATGGAGGACGTGCACCGCGCCGGCGGCATCCCCGCCCTGCTCGGGGAGCTGAACCGCGGCGGCCTGCTCCACCAGGACGTCCACTCGGTGCACTCCACGGACCTCAACGGCTGGCTGGACGACTGGGACATCCGCGGTGGCAAGGCCACCCAGGAGGCCCAGGACCTTTGGCACGCCGCCCCCGGCGGCGTCCGCTCCTCCACGGCGTTCTCCCAGTCGAACGTCTGGACCTCCCTGGACACCGACGCCGAGGGCGGCTGCATCCGCGCCGTCGAGCACGCGTACTCCAAGGACGGCGGCCTGGCCGTGCTGCGCGGCAACATCGCCGTCGACGGCGCCGTGGTGAAGACCGCGGGCGTGGACGAGTCGATCTGGACCTTCGAGGGGCCCGCCGTGGTCTGCGAATCCCAGGACGAGGCCGTGGAGAAAATCCTCAACAAGACCGTCAAGGAGGGCGACGTGGTGGTCATCCGCTACGAAGGCCCCAAGGGCGGTCCGGGCATGCAGGAGATGCTGTACCCCACGTCGTTCCTCAAGGGCCGTGGCCTCGGCAAGAAGTGCGCCCTGATCACGGACGGCCGCTTCTCCGGCGGCACCTCGGGGCTCTCGATCGGCCACATCTCGCCGGAGGCCGCCTCCGGCGGCACCATCGCCCTCGTGGAGGACGGCGACCGCATCCGCATCGACATCCCCACCCGCTCCCTGGAGCTGCTGGTGGACCCGGCCGAGCTGGAAGCCCGTCGCGACCGCCTCGAGGCCACGACCGGCTACCACCCGGTGGGCCGTGAACGTCAGGTCTCCGCCGCGCTGCGGGCCTACGCGGCCATGGCGACCTCCGCGGACAAGGGTGCCGTGCGCGACGTCGACGCCCTGTACCGCATGACCTCGCCTCAGCCGGTGGCGCAGTAG
- a CDS encoding helix-turn-helix transcriptional regulator yields the protein MTEAEAWRKELGGFLAARRRRAVRSDYGLPQAGRGKDVGLRREEVAFLSAISVTWYTWLEQGRKVNPSREVLTSLATVLRLDPAEERYLFTPFGYAAPAPSLGTAETTAHVQRLLDAIDPNPALALEGNWDIVAWNDAYSALFPRVLEVSGPDRNLLRLVFTDPAVRALLPDWDQTSAQFLAEFRAETGSRIEDARKASLVAGLLQSSPEFRAQWEAHGIRGFTPRTRSFNHLDGSTVTYEHHQLTLADAPALKLIVYTPAPDPATDDDGAASR from the coding sequence ATGACCGAAGCCGAAGCCTGGCGGAAGGAACTCGGCGGATTCCTGGCCGCGCGGCGTCGTCGTGCGGTGCGCAGCGATTACGGCCTCCCGCAGGCCGGGCGCGGCAAGGACGTCGGGCTGCGGCGCGAGGAGGTCGCGTTCCTCTCCGCCATCTCGGTGACCTGGTACACGTGGCTGGAGCAGGGCCGGAAGGTCAACCCGTCGCGGGAGGTGCTCACCTCGCTGGCGACGGTGCTCCGGCTGGATCCCGCGGAGGAACGCTACCTGTTCACCCCCTTCGGCTATGCCGCTCCTGCGCCCAGCCTCGGCACCGCGGAGACGACCGCGCACGTGCAGCGGCTCCTCGACGCGATCGACCCGAACCCGGCCCTGGCGCTCGAGGGCAATTGGGACATCGTGGCCTGGAACGACGCCTACAGTGCCCTGTTCCCGCGTGTCCTGGAGGTCTCCGGACCGGACCGGAATCTGCTGCGGCTCGTCTTCACGGATCCGGCCGTGCGGGCCCTGCTGCCCGACTGGGACCAGACGAGCGCGCAGTTCCTCGCCGAGTTCCGGGCCGAGACGGGGTCACGGATCGAGGATGCCCGGAAGGCCAGTCTGGTGGCGGGGCTCCTGCAGTCGAGCCCGGAGTTCCGCGCCCAGTGGGAGGCGCACGGCATCCGCGGGTTCACGCCCCGGACCCGCAGCTTCAACCACCTCGACGGCAGCACCGTCACCTACGAGCACCACCAGCTCACGCTCGCGGACGCCCCGGCGCTGAAGCTGATCGTCTACACGCCGGCGCCGGACCCCGCGACGGACGACGACGGCGCCGCCTCCCGCTGA
- the cls gene encoding cardiolipin synthase, whose protein sequence is MLPFSLPDNWSWLLSVWLVVDIVLRVVLLGVVPGNRRPNTAMAWLLAIFLVPSVGLLLFLLFGTFRLSGRRVRKLEDVNRRVRDSSTLVAAAPEVVHLPPWLASAVELNRNLGAQPLTAGNRVQLIPGYQESLDAMTDAVRQARDYVNVEFYIMAYDEVTKPLFTALEEAAERGVEVRLLFDHIGTLRVRGYRRLLKMLRGSQIRWQRMLPLLPLAGQWRRPDLRNHRKIMVVDGEVAFTGSQNLTEPSYNNPKHRKAGRHWVELMARVEGPVVAGLNVVFATDWLSETDESLEAQMRFPEPVQGDIPAQVVPSGPGFSQENNLRLFNALIYSAQERISICSPYFVPDDSLLYAITTAVQRGVKVDLFVSEQGDQFLVHHAQRSYYQALLEAGVRIFLYRAPAVLHAKHFTVDDEVAVLGSSNMDMRSFSLNFEVSLMMVGPEIVAALREVQEEYRRKSRELSPEEWQERSVLSKYVDNVCRLSAALQ, encoded by the coding sequence ATGCTGCCGTTCAGCCTGCCGGATAACTGGAGCTGGCTGCTCTCCGTCTGGTTGGTCGTCGACATCGTGCTGCGTGTGGTGCTGCTCGGGGTCGTGCCGGGGAACCGCCGGCCGAACACGGCCATGGCCTGGCTCCTGGCGATCTTCCTGGTCCCGTCCGTGGGCCTGCTCCTGTTCCTCCTCTTCGGCACGTTCCGGCTCAGTGGGCGTCGCGTCCGTAAGCTCGAGGACGTCAACCGCCGCGTGCGGGACTCCAGCACCCTCGTGGCGGCCGCCCCGGAAGTGGTGCACCTGCCGCCGTGGCTCGCGTCCGCCGTCGAGCTCAACCGGAACCTGGGGGCCCAGCCGCTCACGGCGGGCAACCGCGTGCAGCTCATCCCGGGCTATCAGGAGTCCCTGGACGCCATGACCGACGCCGTCCGTCAGGCCCGGGACTACGTGAATGTCGAGTTCTACATCATGGCCTATGACGAGGTCACCAAACCCCTCTTCACCGCGCTGGAAGAAGCGGCCGAACGCGGGGTCGAGGTCCGGCTCCTGTTCGACCACATCGGCACCCTGCGCGTGCGCGGCTACCGCCGCCTGCTGAAGATGCTGCGGGGTTCGCAGATCCGCTGGCAGCGCATGCTCCCGCTCCTGCCGCTGGCCGGTCAGTGGCGCCGCCCGGACCTGCGCAATCACCGCAAGATCATGGTGGTCGACGGCGAGGTCGCGTTCACCGGGTCGCAGAACCTCACGGAGCCCTCCTACAACAATCCCAAGCACCGCAAGGCGGGACGGCACTGGGTGGAACTCATGGCCCGGGTGGAGGGTCCCGTGGTGGCAGGGCTCAACGTCGTGTTCGCCACGGACTGGCTGAGCGAGACGGACGAGTCCCTCGAAGCACAGATGCGGTTCCCGGAGCCGGTCCAGGGCGACATCCCGGCGCAGGTGGTGCCGAGCGGCCCGGGCTTCTCCCAGGAGAACAACCTCCGGCTCTTCAACGCGCTCATCTACTCGGCGCAGGAGCGGATCTCCATCTGCAGCCCGTACTTCGTCCCGGACGACTCCCTCCTGTACGCGATCACGACGGCCGTGCAGCGCGGCGTCAAGGTGGACCTGTTCGTCTCCGAGCAGGGCGATCAGTTCCTGGTGCATCACGCCCAGCGGTCCTACTACCAGGCGCTCCTGGAGGCCGGGGTGCGCATCTTCCTTTACCGGGCCCCTGCGGTCCTGCATGCGAAGCACTTCACGGTGGATGACGAGGTGGCGGTGCTCGGATCCAGCAACATGGACATGCGGTCCTTCTCGCTGAACTTCGAGGTCTCGCTCATGATGGTGGGCCCGGAGATCGTGGCGGCGCTGCGCGAGGTGCAGGAGGAGTACCGGAGGAAGTCGCGCGAGCTGTCGCCCGAGGAGTGGCAGGAGCGGTCCGTGCTCTCGAAGTACGTGGACAACGTGTGCCGGCTCTCCGCAGCGCTGCAGTAG
- a CDS encoding aminodeoxychorismate lyase, giving the protein MTSTSPSTVLVFLDPAFPQGRVADASVPQLMATDLGATRGDGVFESLLVLDGKLRKLPAHLARLAGSAAALDLTISDADVWRAAIGTAVDEYLESHPGVDEFVVKLLVTRGVEGADAPTEWVQASPAPALGKKQRVEGIDVVLLDRGYDSDLAERAPWLLLGAKTLSYAVNMAALRHAHSLGADDVIFTSADGRVLEGPTSTVLLAHRDVNDDGSVTKRLVTPQLDSGILPGTSQGALFTAAKEAGWELGYGPLEPEDLFDADAVWLISSIRLIAPVKHLDGKTIGSDPAVAAELTEELNRLFAGIE; this is encoded by the coding sequence ATGACTTCGACGTCCCCCAGCACCGTGCTCGTGTTCCTCGATCCCGCCTTCCCGCAGGGCCGCGTGGCGGATGCCTCCGTGCCCCAGCTGATGGCCACGGACCTGGGCGCGACCCGTGGTGACGGCGTCTTCGAATCGCTCCTGGTGCTCGACGGCAAGCTCCGCAAGCTTCCCGCGCACCTCGCCCGCCTGGCCGGGTCCGCTGCGGCACTGGACCTCACGATCAGCGATGCGGACGTGTGGCGCGCGGCGATCGGCACGGCCGTGGACGAGTACCTCGAATCGCACCCCGGCGTGGACGAATTCGTGGTGAAGCTGCTGGTCACGCGCGGTGTGGAGGGTGCGGACGCCCCCACCGAGTGGGTGCAGGCCAGCCCGGCCCCCGCCCTGGGGAAGAAGCAGCGCGTGGAGGGGATCGATGTCGTGCTGCTGGACCGCGGTTACGACAGCGATCTGGCCGAGCGCGCCCCGTGGCTCCTGCTCGGAGCGAAGACCCTCAGCTACGCCGTGAACATGGCGGCGCTGCGGCACGCGCACTCGCTCGGCGCGGATGACGTGATCTTCACGTCCGCGGATGGCCGGGTGCTCGAAGGCCCGACGTCCACCGTGCTGCTCGCGCACCGCGACGTGAACGACGACGGCTCGGTCACCAAGCGCCTCGTCACGCCGCAGCTGGACTCCGGGATCCTCCCGGGCACCTCGCAGGGCGCCCTGTTCACCGCGGCGAAGGAGGCGGGCTGGGAACTCGGCTACGGGCCGCTCGAGCCGGAGGACCTGTTCGACGCCGACGCCGTGTGGCTGATCTCCTCGATCCGGCTGATCGCACCGGTGAAGCACCTCGACGGCAAGACCATCGGCTCCGACCCGGCCGTGGCCGCGGAACTCACCGAGGAGCTGAACCGGCTGTTCGCCGGCATCGAGTAG
- a CDS encoding GNAT family N-acetyltransferase, translating to MIRAMAPADFRAVQDLERAAGELFRQAGMASIADDEPFSDAELAAFAASGWAWVLTVPVGGSALVPGAEDAASDAASDPATEVAGYAVGEVVDGAAHLEQLSVDPRHGRQGLGARLLEHFRAEARDRGMRRVTLTTFSEIPWNAAYYARLGFDVLPQAEWGPELRAKVAEEAAHGLDRWPRVAMAAEL from the coding sequence ATGATCCGCGCCATGGCCCCCGCCGATTTCCGTGCCGTCCAGGACCTGGAACGTGCCGCCGGAGAGCTCTTCCGGCAGGCCGGGATGGCCTCGATCGCCGACGACGAACCCTTCAGTGACGCCGAACTGGCCGCCTTCGCGGCGTCCGGCTGGGCGTGGGTGCTGACCGTGCCGGTCGGCGGCTCGGCGCTGGTCCCCGGCGCGGAGGACGCCGCCTCGGACGCCGCCTCGGATCCCGCCACCGAGGTGGCGGGCTACGCCGTCGGCGAGGTGGTGGACGGGGCCGCACACCTGGAACAGCTCAGCGTCGACCCGCGGCACGGCCGGCAGGGACTGGGCGCGAGGCTTCTGGAGCACTTCCGTGCCGAGGCCCGGGATCGCGGGATGCGCCGAGTGACCCTGACGACCTTCAGCGAGATCCCCTGGAACGCGGCCTACTACGCCCGGCTCGGATTCGACGTGCTGCCGCAGGCGGAGTGGGGGCCGGAGCTTCGCGCCAAAGTCGCCGAGGAGGCCGCCCACGGCCTGGACCGCTGGCCGCGCGTGGCCATGGCGGCGGAGCTGTAG
- a CDS encoding SRPBCC domain-containing protein, protein MTAAADFQENKEDEQVESIRQLEEWQGLRGINRVWEFDAPVETVFRAHTDPLWLARWLVPEGVELRFRRWDARTGGSWSYSVGAGGDDWTFYGSFHEVSEPWRIVQTVEAEADSHGPVLEVLDFLELPGGGCRLEAIAMFTSPAAREEVGGSDDDGGLARLTDLLSELGAFSTPLPQ, encoded by the coding sequence ATGACGGCCGCCGCAGACTTCCAGGAGAACAAGGAGGACGAACAGGTGGAGAGCATCCGGCAGCTCGAAGAATGGCAGGGCCTGCGTGGCATCAACAGGGTCTGGGAGTTCGACGCGCCCGTCGAGACCGTGTTCCGCGCGCACACCGACCCGCTCTGGCTGGCCCGCTGGCTGGTGCCGGAGGGTGTCGAGCTGCGGTTCCGCCGCTGGGATGCCCGCACGGGCGGATCCTGGAGCTACTCCGTGGGCGCCGGCGGTGACGACTGGACCTTCTACGGCTCCTTCCACGAGGTCTCCGAGCCGTGGCGCATCGTGCAGACGGTGGAGGCGGAGGCCGACTCGCACGGCCCCGTCCTCGAAGTCCTCGACTTCCTCGAACTGCCCGGCGGCGGCTGCCGCCTCGAGGCCATCGCCATGTTCACCTCGCCCGCAGCTCGCGAAGAGGTCGGCGGCTCGGACGACGACGGCGGCCTGGCCCGCCTGACCGACCTCCTCTCCGAGCTGGGCGCCTTCTCCACCCCGCTGCCGCAGTAG
- a CDS encoding iron ABC transporter permease has product MIGSTTSSPTRLPAPATSPPSSSSTPSGPAASGTPTAPDRPAAREQPSASRRHRLRSALLRLLAPALALGIVAVLVLSATAGPLATTPWQALQLITGHLLPGMPWMTDGSLSAAQDQAVWSFRLPRALLAGIAGASLSLAGALLQANVRNPLAEPYILGVSAGAGVGAVTAIVAGSTAIAGLGLNAAAFIGATITTALVYLLARQGGVIAPSRLILAGVALGALLSAITNFLTITTEAQNVYSVLFFLLGSVSAADYPQLILPALSLAAVSVFALLRSRSLNALLAGDETATALGVDVRSLRRLLLLATALLTATTVAVSGGIGFVGLVIPHAARLLVGSDHRRMLPVTILGGALFLMLADLLARTIAPPAEIPLGILTAVIGAPFFLWLLRGKGAGAAGVDR; this is encoded by the coding sequence GTGATCGGCTCCACCACCTCGTCCCCGACGCGGCTTCCCGCCCCTGCCACGTCCCCGCCCTCGTCCTCTTCGACGCCCTCCGGCCCCGCGGCGTCGGGCACGCCCACGGCGCCCGACCGGCCCGCCGCGCGCGAGCAACCCTCTGCGTCACGGCGTCATCGGCTCCGCTCGGCGCTCCTCCGGCTCCTGGCACCGGCCCTGGCGCTGGGGATCGTCGCGGTCCTCGTCCTCTCGGCGACGGCCGGACCGCTCGCGACCACACCGTGGCAGGCCCTCCAGCTCATCACCGGCCACCTCCTGCCGGGCATGCCGTGGATGACGGACGGCTCCCTCAGTGCCGCCCAGGACCAGGCCGTGTGGAGCTTCCGGCTGCCCCGCGCGCTCCTGGCGGGCATCGCGGGGGCGAGCCTCTCCCTGGCCGGGGCCCTCCTCCAGGCCAACGTCCGCAACCCTCTGGCCGAGCCGTACATCCTGGGAGTGTCGGCGGGCGCCGGGGTGGGAGCCGTGACGGCGATCGTCGCAGGTTCCACCGCCATCGCCGGTCTCGGACTGAACGCCGCGGCCTTCATCGGCGCCACCATCACCACCGCCCTCGTGTACCTGCTGGCGCGGCAGGGCGGCGTGATCGCGCCGTCCCGGCTCATCCTCGCGGGCGTAGCCCTCGGCGCGCTGCTGTCCGCCATCACCAACTTCCTCACGATCACCACCGAGGCCCAGAACGTCTACAGCGTGCTGTTCTTCCTGCTCGGCAGCGTCTCCGCCGCCGACTATCCGCAGCTGATCCTTCCGGCCCTCAGCCTCGCGGCCGTCTCGGTGTTCGCCCTGCTGCGCTCGCGCTCCCTGAACGCCCTGCTCGCCGGGGATGAGACGGCCACGGCGCTCGGCGTCGACGTCCGGTCCCTGCGCCGCCTCCTGCTGCTCGCCACCGCACTGCTGACCGCGACGACGGTGGCCGTCAGCGGAGGGATCGGCTTCGTGGGGCTCGTGATCCCCCATGCGGCCCGGCTGCTCGTCGGGTCCGACCACCGGCGGATGCTGCCCGTGACGATCCTCGGCGGAGCGCTCTTCCTGATGCTGGCCGATCTCCTCGCCCGCACCATCGCGCCACCCGCGGAGATCCCACTCGGCATCCTCACGGCCGTGATCGGCGCCCCGTTCTTCCTCTGGCTGCTCCGCGGCAAGGGCGCCGGAGCCGCGGGGGTGGACCGGTGA
- a CDS encoding ABC transporter ATP-binding protein, whose protein sequence is MNISFDDVHVTLGRREIVHGISLDVPSGQVLGILGPNGCGKSTLLRTLYRVHRPSAGTVRVDGEDVQRLSPREAARRIAVMAQESGLDFPLTALEVTLLGRVPHQRGFGADTAQERALADEALHDVGASALAHRNFAELSGGEKQRVLLARALVQQAPVLVLDEPTNHLDISFQLELMHLVTGRGLTVLAALHDMNLAADHCDQVAVLSRGRLLAAGAPADVLDEGLIREAFSVESRRLRHPLTGRPLIAVAAPSSSSAPGQSPENEGTP, encoded by the coding sequence GTGAACATCTCCTTCGACGACGTCCACGTCACCCTGGGGCGGCGGGAGATCGTCCACGGCATCAGCCTCGACGTCCCCTCCGGCCAGGTCCTCGGCATCCTGGGCCCCAACGGCTGCGGGAAATCGACGCTGCTCCGCACGCTGTACCGGGTCCACCGGCCGAGCGCGGGCACCGTCCGCGTCGACGGCGAGGACGTGCAGCGCCTCAGCCCCCGGGAGGCGGCCCGCCGGATCGCCGTGATGGCCCAGGAGAGTGGCCTCGACTTCCCCCTCACAGCGCTCGAAGTGACCCTCCTCGGCAGAGTCCCTCACCAGCGCGGCTTCGGCGCCGACACCGCGCAGGAACGCGCCCTGGCCGATGAAGCCCTGCACGACGTCGGGGCCTCCGCCCTGGCGCACCGCAACTTCGCGGAGCTCTCCGGCGGGGAGAAGCAGCGCGTCCTGCTGGCCCGCGCGCTCGTGCAGCAGGCCCCGGTGCTGGTGCTCGACGAGCCCACCAACCACCTGGACATCTCCTTCCAGCTCGAACTGATGCACCTGGTCACCGGGCGCGGACTCACGGTGCTCGCCGCGCTGCACGACATGAACCTCGCCGCCGACCACTGCGACCAGGTGGCCGTCCTCAGCCGGGGCCGGCTCCTCGCGGCAGGAGCTCCCGCCGACGTCCTCGACGAGGGGCTCATCCGCGAGGCGTTCTCGGTCGAGTCCCGCCGGCTGCGGCACCCCCTCACCGGCCGGCCGCTGATCGCGGTGGCTGCGCCGTCGTCGTCCTCTGCCCCAGGGCAGTCCCCCGAAAATGAAGGAACACCATGA
- a CDS encoding ABC transporter substrate-binding protein, whose product MTHPPLSPARAIFRSRRIQASALALGLLALTGCGQGVSQAGPAPASGTPATPAGKVTNCGRTLDLTAVPQRVVTMTPGQSDLLVKLGLADSVVGEAQTKGRELPAELKAPGKVRQLSEKAPPARESLLGVAPDFVYSPTGYEFTAEQGFASIDQLKKAGAESYIATAGCLQRRSSAEVTDLLTDIDNLGGLFGIKDRAATVRQEARQALDDVGKAVSGRAKPRVLEVFVEGSTVSAIGAGLEYDMIRQAGGENVFSPKDPAFSSFFSAVISPETLVQKNPEVIVFTTLNREHEDATRAFLRQKFPNVPAVKDNRLVAIDSDEVMPGTWGNIRAVQEIAKGLHPDAF is encoded by the coding sequence ATGACGCATCCCCCTCTCAGCCCGGCACGGGCGATCTTCCGCAGCCGCAGGATCCAGGCGTCCGCCCTGGCTCTGGGCCTGCTGGCACTGACCGGCTGCGGCCAGGGCGTCAGCCAGGCCGGCCCGGCGCCGGCCTCCGGAACACCGGCCACCCCCGCCGGGAAGGTCACCAATTGCGGACGGACGCTGGATCTCACCGCGGTCCCGCAGCGCGTGGTCACGATGACCCCGGGCCAGTCCGATCTGCTCGTCAAGCTCGGCCTCGCCGACTCCGTGGTCGGCGAGGCCCAGACCAAGGGCCGGGAGCTGCCGGCCGAACTCAAGGCGCCCGGCAAGGTGCGTCAGCTCAGCGAGAAGGCTCCTCCGGCGCGCGAGTCGCTGCTGGGGGTCGCTCCCGACTTCGTCTACTCCCCCACGGGGTATGAGTTCACGGCGGAACAGGGCTTCGCGAGCATCGACCAGCTGAAGAAGGCCGGCGCCGAGTCCTACATCGCCACCGCAGGCTGCCTTCAGCGGCGCAGCTCCGCCGAGGTCACCGACCTCCTGACGGACATCGACAACCTCGGCGGCCTGTTCGGGATCAAGGACCGGGCAGCCACCGTCCGCCAGGAGGCCCGCCAGGCACTGGACGACGTCGGGAAGGCCGTCTCAGGGCGCGCGAAGCCCCGCGTCCTCGAGGTCTTCGTGGAGGGCAGCACCGTCTCCGCGATCGGCGCGGGCCTCGAATACGACATGATCCGTCAGGCCGGCGGGGAGAACGTGTTCTCCCCCAAGGACCCGGCGTTCAGCTCCTTCTTCTCGGCCGTGATCTCCCCGGAGACCCTGGTGCAGAAGAACCCCGAGGTCATCGTCTTCACCACCCTGAACAGGGAGCACGAGGACGCCACCCGCGCCTTCCTGCGACAGAAGTTCCCGAACGTGCCCGCCGTCAAGGACAACCGTCTGGTGGCGATCGATTCCGATGAGGTCATGCCGGGGACCTGGGGCAACATCCGGGCCGTGCAGGAGATCGCCAAGGGGCTCCACCCCGACGCGTTCTGA
- a CDS encoding NADP-dependent oxidoreductase yields MARAVRYERFGGPEVLDLVEVPEPHPGPGEVRVRVTAAGLNPVDFKIFHGGPVAEAFGGAPGSGVGNDFAGVIDELGDGVTGWAAGDRVFGGKRHEAIADFIVTTPESLQRTPERLPDEVAATLDIAGRTAAAAIDQLNLSPGDTVLIGGAAGGVGVLATQLAVAAGATVIGTASERNHEFLRELGAIPVVYGEGLEERVRALGTPTAAADLNGTEVIDVAQAFGVPAERITAIAAHGHGPEGFTATGGGDATPGALGRIASGLAEGSLVLPLEASHPVEEVADAYRLLEDGHVRGKVVVTLS; encoded by the coding sequence ATGGCACGTGCAGTACGGTACGAACGGTTCGGTGGACCCGAGGTCCTGGACCTGGTCGAGGTTCCGGAGCCGCATCCCGGCCCCGGCGAGGTCCGCGTCCGCGTGACGGCCGCCGGCCTGAACCCCGTGGACTTCAAGATCTTCCACGGTGGCCCGGTCGCCGAGGCCTTCGGCGGGGCGCCCGGCTCCGGGGTGGGCAACGACTTTGCGGGCGTCATCGACGAGCTCGGCGACGGCGTGACCGGCTGGGCCGCCGGGGACCGCGTCTTCGGCGGGAAGCGCCACGAGGCGATCGCCGACTTCATCGTCACCACCCCGGAATCCCTGCAGCGGACACCCGAACGGCTCCCGGACGAGGTCGCGGCGACCCTGGACATCGCCGGACGGACCGCGGCGGCGGCCATCGACCAGCTGAACCTCAGCCCCGGGGACACCGTCCTGATCGGCGGAGCGGCGGGAGGCGTCGGCGTGCTGGCCACCCAGCTCGCAGTGGCCGCGGGAGCCACGGTCATCGGCACGGCCTCCGAGCGGAACCACGAGTTCCTGCGGGAGCTCGGTGCGATCCCCGTCGTGTACGGCGAGGGGCTGGAGGAGCGGGTGCGCGCCCTCGGGACCCCGACCGCGGCCGCGGATCTGAACGGGACCGAGGTGATCGACGTCGCGCAGGCGTTCGGCGTGCCCGCCGAACGGATCACGGCCATCGCCGCCCACGGCCATGGGCCTGAAGGCTTCACGGCCACGGGCGGCGGCGACGCCACACCAGGCGCCCTCGGACGGATCGCCTCCGGTCTCGCCGAAGGGAGCCTCGTCCTGCCGCTCGAGGCGAGCCACCCGGTGGAGGAGGTCGCCGACGCGTACCGGCTCCTGGAGGACGGGCACGTCCGCGGCAAGGTCGTCGTCACGCTCAGCTGA